In Idiomarina sp. PL1-037, a single genomic region encodes these proteins:
- a CDS encoding DUF6404 family protein: MSFEAKKQAALAELKSSKIWQSNYQPPFLLFMWWLGRETKPPHYNSFMHNALSLGSFFGLFWGVIMWLFVWNSTALPLSAAIAASLLAGALFGLSMAYYYRFSGRKNNLSRWGELAGN, encoded by the coding sequence ATGTCTTTTGAAGCGAAAAAGCAGGCCGCACTGGCTGAACTAAAAAGCTCTAAAATTTGGCAATCTAACTACCAGCCTCCTTTCTTACTGTTTATGTGGTGGTTAGGAAGAGAAACAAAACCACCGCACTACAATAGCTTTATGCACAACGCTCTAAGTTTAGGCTCTTTTTTTGGTCTATTCTGGGGTGTAATTATGTGGCTATTCGTCTGGAACTCAACCGCGCTTCCTTTATCAGCGGCTATTGCAGCTTCGTTATTAGCCGGTGCGTTATTTGGCCTCTCAATGGCGTATTATTACCGCTTCAGCGGCCGAAAAAATAACTTATCTCGATGGGGGGAACTAGCGGGAAACTAG
- a CDS encoding cation diffusion facilitator family transporter, with protein MSSCCGTTAQQHIDKTQRKLLWAVLVLNGVMFLVEFVAGWIAESSGLIADSLDMLADTLVYAVSLYAVGKAIKYKANAAILNGTLQTVLALVVLADVSQRLIFGSQPNANIMLWVALLALSVNIACFALLYSSRNGDINIRASWICSRNDMIMNGGVILSALLVAKLNMAWPDLVIATVIALIVLRSAIRIIHDARAVKAGEKTDISGCCG; from the coding sequence ATGTCATCCTGCTGTGGTACCACCGCACAACAACACATCGACAAAACACAAAGGAAATTATTATGGGCCGTACTGGTTCTTAACGGAGTGATGTTTCTGGTGGAGTTTGTAGCAGGCTGGATAGCTGAGTCCAGCGGCCTGATTGCCGATTCACTGGATATGCTGGCCGATACTCTGGTTTACGCAGTAAGTCTGTACGCCGTAGGTAAAGCCATAAAATACAAAGCTAACGCCGCCATTCTTAACGGCACATTGCAAACCGTGCTGGCACTTGTGGTTTTGGCAGATGTATCACAACGTTTAATTTTTGGTAGCCAGCCTAACGCCAACATAATGCTGTGGGTTGCCCTGCTCGCTCTTTCCGTTAATATCGCTTGTTTTGCTTTGCTCTACAGCTCGCGCAATGGCGATATTAACATTCGTGCCAGCTGGATATGCTCGCGCAACGACATGATAATGAACGGCGGTGTTATTCTCTCAGCTCTGCTGGTAGCTAAACTTAATATGGCCTGGCCGGACTTAGTTATCGCCACTGTCATCGCTTTAATTGTACTGCGCTCTGCAATACGCATTATTCACGATGCACGAGCAGTAAAAGCGGGTGAAAAAACCGATATTTCGGGGTGTTGCGGCTAG
- a CDS encoding CTP synthase, with protein MATNYIFVTGGVVSSLGKGIAAASLAAILEARGLNVTIMKLDPYINVDPGTMSPIQHGEVFVTVDGAETDLDLGHYERFIRTRMTSSNNFTTGRVYEDIIRRERKGEFLGATIQVIPHITNEIKRRVIEGSKGFDIAIIEIGGTVGDIESQPFLEAIRQLGTEIGRDHTLFMHLTLVPFLGAAGEVKTKPTQHSVKELRSIGIQPDILICRSDRSLPATERSKIALFTNVEERAVIGLRDVDSIYKIPSMLKAQSLDDIVTKRFRLDCPEADLHEWEEVLYQESNPNGEVTVGFVGKYVELPDAYKSVNEALAHAGLKNRLTVNIRYIDSQDLETKGTSKLEDVDAILVPGGFGGRGIEGKLIAAKYARENNVPYLGICLGMQVAMIEFARNVAGLAGANSTEFDENCSDPVVGLITEWMDASGQKELRDKHSDLGGTMRLGSQECHLEKGSKALKMYGKETIEERHRHRYEVNNHYVEALEKAGLKITGYSHDKQLVEILENPKHRWFVAVQFHPEFTSTPRDGHPLFKGFIEAAGEFHKERLG; from the coding sequence ATGGCGACAAACTATATTTTCGTAACCGGCGGAGTTGTATCCTCGCTGGGTAAAGGCATTGCTGCAGCCTCCCTGGCGGCAATTCTTGAAGCACGGGGCCTTAACGTAACTATCATGAAGCTGGACCCCTACATTAACGTAGATCCGGGTACCATGAGTCCAATTCAGCACGGTGAAGTTTTTGTCACCGTAGACGGAGCTGAAACCGATCTTGACCTTGGTCACTACGAGCGTTTTATCCGCACCCGTATGACCAGCAGCAACAACTTTACCACCGGCCGTGTCTATGAAGACATTATACGCCGTGAGCGTAAAGGTGAGTTTTTAGGAGCGACCATTCAGGTCATTCCTCATATTACCAACGAAATTAAGCGTCGTGTTATTGAAGGCAGTAAAGGCTTCGATATTGCCATTATTGAAATTGGCGGCACGGTGGGTGACATTGAGTCACAACCTTTCCTTGAAGCCATTCGTCAATTGGGCACGGAAATTGGTCGTGACCACACCTTATTTATGCACCTGACCCTGGTGCCATTCTTAGGCGCTGCGGGTGAGGTGAAAACTAAGCCAACACAGCACTCAGTGAAAGAGCTGCGTTCTATTGGTATTCAACCCGATATATTGATATGCCGTTCAGATCGTTCATTACCGGCAACTGAGCGCTCGAAAATTGCGTTGTTTACCAACGTAGAAGAGCGCGCGGTTATTGGTCTGCGCGACGTTGACAGTATTTACAAAATACCTTCTATGTTAAAGGCTCAGAGCCTGGACGATATAGTAACCAAGCGTTTCCGTCTGGACTGTCCTGAAGCCGACTTGCATGAGTGGGAAGAGGTTCTCTATCAGGAGTCGAATCCGAACGGTGAAGTCACAGTTGGTTTTGTCGGTAAATACGTTGAACTTCCGGACGCTTACAAGTCAGTTAACGAAGCCTTGGCGCACGCTGGTCTTAAGAATCGTTTAACGGTGAACATTCGTTACATAGACTCGCAAGATTTAGAAACCAAAGGCACCTCAAAGCTCGAAGACGTGGACGCTATTTTGGTTCCCGGTGGCTTCGGTGGTCGTGGTATTGAAGGCAAATTAATTGCAGCGAAATACGCTCGTGAGAACAATGTTCCGTATTTGGGCATTTGTTTAGGTATGCAAGTCGCAATGATTGAATTCGCTCGTAATGTGGCCGGTTTAGCTGGCGCTAACAGCACGGAATTTGATGAAAATTGTAGTGATCCGGTAGTGGGACTTATCACCGAATGGATGGACGCCAGCGGCCAGAAAGAATTGCGTGATAAGCATTCTGATCTGGGTGGCACCATGCGCCTTGGCTCACAAGAATGTCATTTAGAAAAGGGCTCTAAAGCGCTGAAAATGTACGGTAAAGAGACCATTGAAGAACGCCACCGTCATCGTTACGAAGTGAACAACCATTATGTAGAGGCACTGGAGAAAGCTGGTTTAAAAATTACCGGTTACTCGCATGACAAACAGTTGGTCGAGATTCTGGAAAACCCGAAACATCGCTGGTTTGTGGCAGTACAGTTCCACCCGGAATTCACTTCAACGCCGCGTGACGGGCACCCGTTATTTAAAGGCTTTATAGAAGCTGCTGGTGAATTTCATAAAGAGCGTTTGGGTTAA
- the eno gene encoding phosphopyruvate hydratase: MSKIVKVVGREIMDSRGNPTVEADVYLESGHMGRAAAPSGASTGSREALELRDGDKSRYLGKGVETAVANINGAIAESLNGIDAINQEAVDNIMLKLDGTDNKEKLGANAILAVSLAVAKAAALSKGIELYEHIANLNNTSGKYSMPLPMMNILNGGEHADNNVDIQEFMIQPVGAESFKEGLRMGAEVFHALKKVLQKRGLSTAVGDEGGFAPNLASNEEALQVIVEAVENAGYKMGSDITLALDCAASEFYRDGKYELSGEGKSFTAEEFADYLAELCDRYPIISIEDGLDESDWDGWKVLTEKLGSKVQLVGDDLFVTNTRILKEGIDKSIANSILIKFNQIGSLTETLAAIAMAREAGYSAVISHRSGETEDATIADLAVGTAAGQIKTGSLCRSDRVAKYNQLLRIEGDLNGQAPYRGRQEVNAG, from the coding sequence ATGAGTAAGATTGTTAAAGTTGTTGGTCGTGAAATTATGGATTCCCGTGGTAACCCGACGGTTGAAGCCGACGTTTACCTGGAGTCTGGCCACATGGGCCGTGCTGCAGCACCAAGTGGCGCATCAACCGGTTCACGTGAAGCTCTGGAGTTACGCGACGGTGATAAATCGCGTTACTTAGGTAAAGGTGTTGAAACGGCGGTTGCCAATATTAATGGTGCTATTGCTGAAAGCTTAAATGGTATTGATGCGATTAACCAGGAAGCTGTCGACAACATTATGCTAAAGCTCGACGGTACCGATAATAAAGAAAAGCTGGGTGCTAACGCCATTCTGGCTGTGTCTCTGGCGGTGGCGAAAGCGGCGGCTTTGAGTAAAGGCATCGAGCTTTACGAACACATTGCTAACCTGAATAACACCAGCGGTAAATACAGCATGCCACTGCCAATGATGAACATCTTAAACGGCGGTGAACATGCAGATAACAACGTGGATATTCAGGAGTTCATGATCCAGCCGGTCGGCGCTGAAAGCTTCAAAGAAGGCCTGCGCATGGGCGCTGAAGTATTCCATGCTCTGAAAAAGGTTCTGCAGAAGCGTGGCTTAAGCACCGCGGTTGGTGACGAAGGTGGTTTTGCACCAAACTTGGCGTCGAACGAAGAAGCTTTGCAAGTTATTGTGGAAGCGGTGGAAAACGCGGGCTACAAAATGGGCAGCGACATTACGCTGGCTTTGGATTGCGCAGCATCTGAATTCTACCGTGATGGTAAATACGAATTGTCTGGTGAAGGGAAATCGTTTACCGCCGAAGAGTTTGCTGACTATCTGGCAGAGCTTTGCGACCGTTACCCCATTATTTCTATCGAAGACGGCCTGGACGAAAGCGACTGGGATGGCTGGAAAGTCTTAACTGAAAAGCTGGGCAGCAAAGTTCAGTTGGTTGGCGATGACCTGTTTGTGACCAATACACGTATTCTGAAAGAGGGCATCGACAAGTCGATTGCCAATTCAATTTTGATTAAATTTAATCAGATTGGTAGCCTGACAGAAACCTTAGCAGCCATCGCGATGGCGCGTGAAGCAGGTTACTCGGCGGTTATTTCTCACCGTTCGGGTGAAACCGAAGACGCTACTATTGCGGATTTGGCAGTAGGCACCGCAGCGGGTCAGATAAAAACCGGCTCACTGTGTCGCTCTGACCGGGTTGCTAAGTACAACCAATTATTGCGTATAGAGGGCGATTTGAATGGCCAAGCGCCTTACCGCGGACGACAGGAAGTCAACGCTGGCTAA
- the thiH gene encoding 2-iminoacetate synthase ThiH — protein MSFYTVWEQTSWDDTRLQLYSKNAADVETALSKQHLNTGDFMALLSPAAEPYLPLMAERSQQLTRQRFGNTLHLFIPLYLSNLCANDCSYCGFSMSNRLKRKTLSPAEIEQECQAIKAKGFDTLLIVTGEHETKVGIDYFRQALPIIKPYFSYVMFEVQPLATHEYAELRTLGLDAVMVYQETYQAATYAKHHLKGKKRDFRWRLETPDRLGESGIDKIGLGSLIGLEDWRVDSTFTALHLDYLRRRYWRSRYSLSFPRLRPCAGGVDNAKTISDKQLVQLICAYRLRFPDVELSLSTREQQALRDGLFRLGVTSVSAESKTQPGGYANEQQELEQFSIDDNRPVSEVAQAIKAKGLQPVWQDWLNELSAMPPETFSSPE, from the coding sequence ATGAGCTTTTACACTGTCTGGGAGCAAACCAGCTGGGATGATACCCGCCTGCAGCTTTACAGCAAAAACGCGGCTGACGTTGAAACCGCTTTAAGCAAGCAACATCTGAATACCGGTGATTTCATGGCGTTACTGTCGCCGGCGGCAGAACCTTATCTGCCCCTTATGGCAGAGCGCTCGCAGCAACTGACCCGGCAACGCTTTGGTAATACCCTGCACCTGTTTATCCCGCTGTATTTATCGAACCTGTGTGCAAACGATTGCAGCTACTGCGGCTTTTCTATGAGTAACCGCTTAAAACGCAAAACCCTGTCGCCAGCTGAAATCGAGCAGGAATGTCAGGCCATAAAAGCCAAAGGTTTTGACACCCTGCTGATAGTGACTGGCGAGCATGAAACCAAGGTAGGTATTGATTATTTCCGTCAGGCGCTGCCTATTATCAAGCCCTATTTCAGCTATGTCATGTTTGAAGTACAACCATTGGCTACCCATGAGTACGCTGAATTACGAACGCTGGGTCTGGACGCGGTTATGGTGTATCAGGAAACTTATCAGGCCGCTACGTATGCTAAACACCACTTAAAAGGGAAAAAACGTGATTTCCGCTGGCGGCTTGAAACACCCGACCGCCTGGGCGAATCCGGTATCGATAAAATTGGCCTGGGCTCATTGATTGGACTGGAGGACTGGCGTGTCGACAGCACCTTTACCGCTCTGCATCTGGATTATCTGCGGCGACGTTACTGGCGCAGTCGCTACTCGCTGTCATTTCCACGGCTGCGTCCCTGTGCCGGAGGTGTCGATAACGCAAAGACAATTTCTGATAAACAACTGGTTCAGTTAATTTGCGCGTACCGATTGCGGTTCCCGGATGTAGAACTCAGCCTTTCCACGCGCGAACAACAAGCGCTTCGTGATGGGTTATTCCGTTTAGGTGTGACTTCGGTTAGTGCGGAATCAAAAACTCAGCCCGGCGGTTACGCCAACGAGCAGCAAGAGCTCGAGCAGTTTTCGATAGACGACAACAGGCCAGTAAGTGAGGTGGCGCAGGCAATAAAAGCGAAAGGATTACAACCGGTATGGCAGGACTGGCTTAACGAGCTATCCGCAATGCCACCTGAAACTTTTTCCAGTCCAGAGTAG
- a CDS encoding thiazole synthase, producing the protein MLRIADCDFHSRLLIGSGKYSSADIMQKSLAASGSELVTLALKRVELERPTDDIVTPIQNLGLQLLPNTSGAKTAQDAIFAARLAREALGTHWLKLEIHPDPNYLLPDPIETLKAAEALVKEGFTVLPYCGADPVLCKRLEEVGCAAVMPLGAPIGSNQGLLTRDFLRIIIEQASVPVIVDAGIGAPSHAVEAMEMGADAVLVNTAIATANDPIAMSKAFRDAVIVGRQAFEAGVNQSASLKATASSPLTEFLESL; encoded by the coding sequence ATGCTGAGAATAGCCGATTGTGATTTTCATTCCCGCTTACTCATAGGTTCGGGCAAATACAGCAGCGCGGACATTATGCAGAAGTCTCTGGCTGCATCCGGTAGCGAGTTAGTGACGCTGGCGTTAAAGCGCGTTGAACTCGAACGCCCCACTGACGACATTGTCACGCCTATACAAAATTTAGGTTTACAGCTACTACCCAATACCTCCGGTGCAAAAACCGCACAGGACGCGATTTTTGCCGCCCGCCTTGCCCGTGAAGCTTTAGGTACCCATTGGCTTAAACTGGAAATACACCCCGACCCCAACTATTTGCTACCGGACCCGATAGAAACCCTAAAAGCCGCTGAAGCTTTGGTTAAAGAGGGTTTTACAGTATTGCCCTACTGCGGTGCTGATCCGGTATTGTGCAAACGCTTAGAGGAAGTTGGCTGCGCGGCAGTTATGCCGTTAGGCGCCCCCATAGGCTCAAACCAGGGCCTGTTAACACGGGATTTTCTGCGGATTATCATTGAACAGGCATCGGTACCGGTCATTGTCGATGCCGGCATTGGTGCGCCAAGCCACGCCGTGGAAGCCATGGAAATGGGAGCAGACGCCGTATTGGTCAATACCGCGATAGCTACTGCGAATGACCCTATCGCTATGTCAAAAGCCTTTCGCGATGCCGTTATTGTCGGGCGCCAGGCCTTTGAAGCGGGGGTAAATCAGAGTGCTTCGTTAAAAGCGACAGCGTCCAGTCCTTTAACTGAATTTCTGGAGTCGTTATGA
- the thiS gene encoding sulfur carrier protein ThiS, producing MRIQVNDKHLDITEKTNLSQLLSAQNIDTSAVAVAMNGQIIHREQWQQTELKDNDTITLVQAVAGG from the coding sequence ATGCGCATTCAAGTTAATGACAAACATCTTGATATCACTGAAAAAACCAATTTATCGCAGCTATTGTCTGCTCAGAATATTGATACCTCGGCCGTTGCCGTCGCCATGAACGGACAGATTATACACCGCGAACAATGGCAACAGACTGAGCTTAAAGACAACGATACTATCACCCTTGTTCAGGCCGTTGCCGGAGGTTAA
- a CDS encoding HesA/MoeB/ThiF family protein yields the protein MLNNEQLLRYSSNLLMKEIGEVGQQRLLKSHVLIIGLGGLGCPASQYLASSGVGQITLVDHDTISLSNLQRQTLYSSDDIGLPKARQAGHSLSRLNPDVRITAIEEQACKGNLNALVEQADLVLDCTDNRETRYLINHSCYRLNTPLVSAAARAFNGQLIALNPEQPHGCYQCLYPDNVTEPLNCNNAGIAGPVVGIMGASQALQAINYFTGHELNWGYLHTFNGLSQNWQQLSLPRAASCPVCGGKNAHSS from the coding sequence ATGCTAAATAACGAGCAACTTCTGCGCTACAGCAGTAACCTTCTGATGAAAGAAATAGGCGAAGTTGGACAACAGCGTTTGCTCAAAAGCCATGTTTTAATTATTGGTTTGGGCGGTCTTGGTTGCCCAGCGAGTCAGTATCTGGCGTCATCGGGCGTTGGGCAAATCACACTGGTCGATCATGACACCATTAGTCTCAGCAACCTACAGCGCCAAACACTCTATTCCAGCGATGATATTGGTTTGCCCAAGGCGCGGCAAGCTGGTCATTCCTTGTCACGGTTAAACCCGGACGTTCGTATAACCGCAATTGAAGAGCAAGCCTGTAAAGGCAACCTGAACGCGCTCGTTGAGCAAGCTGATTTAGTCCTGGACTGCACCGACAATCGCGAGACCCGATACCTGATCAACCACAGCTGCTACCGACTGAATACGCCGCTAGTTTCTGCAGCCGCACGAGCTTTTAATGGACAACTCATTGCGCTTAACCCGGAGCAACCACACGGCTGTTATCAGTGCCTCTATCCCGACAATGTTACTGAACCTCTGAACTGCAATAATGCCGGCATTGCAGGCCCTGTTGTCGGCATTATGGGGGCTAGTCAGGCACTACAGGCAATTAATTATTTTACCGGGCATGAACTTAACTGGGGTTACCTGCACACCTTCAACGGCTTATCGCAAAACTGGCAACAACTCTCTTTACCCCGGGCCGCTTCGTGCCCTGTATGCGGAGGTAAAAATGCGCATTCAAGTTAA
- the thiE gene encoding thiamine phosphate synthase, protein MSVPVVWTVAGSDSGGGAGIQADLHTFRSLNVHGCSVITTVTAQNSVETNGLFPLAADAILQQLECLQQDMPPAAIKIGLLSNVQQLRAVADFLKQWPDTLPRPFVVWDPVIVSTQQDQLSELKPEHCEELFPLVDIITPNLEELSWLSGLSVNDESSMCRAAKQLFHAGLTQSLITGTDFRNAGKISDHYLTPEEHTQYIQQKLKTKHSHGTGCTLSSAIAAVLAHDYPFEDAITVANAYVHQGLLQAKGIGRGPGPVTHTHWPQQIEHFPKIKTPELPCIDLQFPRLDQEPGLYPVVDSYEWIEKLLKLGIKTLQLRIKDVDDPQLETAIKKSIQLAKQYSAQLFINDHWQLAIEHNAYGVHLGQEDLTEANLNAIQQAGLRLGISTHSYTELLIANAYKPSYIALGHIFPTQTKAMPSKPQGLQRLHRYAALLAPTKLPTVAIGGISLERVAAVKATGVNGIAVVSAITAASDVEQAVCQLQREMEAEVETTPKMEVAHAK, encoded by the coding sequence ATGTCGGTACCTGTCGTATGGACTGTCGCTGGCTCTGACAGCGGCGGTGGCGCAGGCATTCAGGCGGACTTGCACACATTTCGCAGTCTGAATGTACATGGTTGCAGTGTCATAACCACAGTGACCGCTCAGAACTCTGTTGAAACCAATGGATTGTTCCCATTAGCTGCTGACGCCATTCTTCAGCAGCTGGAATGCCTGCAACAGGACATGCCCCCTGCTGCGATAAAAATTGGTTTGCTCAGTAATGTTCAACAGTTGCGGGCTGTGGCTGACTTTCTAAAACAGTGGCCTGATACCCTTCCCCGGCCTTTCGTGGTCTGGGATCCAGTGATTGTCAGCACTCAGCAGGATCAGTTGTCTGAACTCAAACCAGAACACTGCGAGGAGTTATTCCCGCTGGTTGATATTATTACCCCGAATTTGGAAGAGCTCAGTTGGTTGAGTGGCTTGAGTGTTAACGATGAGAGTTCAATGTGTCGCGCTGCAAAACAACTTTTTCATGCTGGACTAACTCAGAGTCTTATCACTGGTACTGACTTTCGTAATGCAGGGAAAATATCTGATCATTACCTAACCCCCGAAGAGCATACTCAATACATTCAGCAAAAGTTGAAAACAAAACACAGCCACGGAACAGGTTGTACTTTGTCTTCTGCTATTGCGGCGGTATTAGCGCATGATTATCCATTTGAGGATGCCATTACGGTAGCTAATGCCTATGTGCATCAAGGCTTACTTCAAGCCAAAGGTATAGGCCGCGGACCCGGTCCTGTTACTCATACACACTGGCCACAGCAAATTGAACACTTTCCAAAGATAAAAACGCCGGAGTTGCCCTGTATTGACCTTCAATTTCCCAGACTAGACCAGGAACCCGGACTCTATCCGGTAGTGGATTCTTATGAGTGGATAGAAAAGCTCTTAAAACTGGGCATCAAGACACTGCAACTGCGTATTAAAGATGTAGATGACCCGCAGCTAGAAACCGCTATTAAAAAAAGTATTCAGCTGGCGAAGCAATATTCGGCACAGCTGTTCATTAATGACCACTGGCAACTCGCTATTGAACACAACGCTTATGGCGTGCATTTAGGTCAGGAAGACTTAACCGAAGCTAACCTTAACGCTATTCAGCAAGCAGGTTTACGACTGGGCATTTCCACTCACAGCTACACCGAGTTATTGATCGCCAACGCCTATAAGCCCTCTTACATCGCGTTAGGTCATATCTTCCCAACTCAGACCAAGGCTATGCCCTCTAAACCGCAAGGGCTGCAGCGATTACACCGTTATGCAGCGTTATTAGCGCCAACGAAGCTACCGACAGTCGCTATTGGTGGCATTTCTTTAGAACGCGTAGCTGCCGTGAAAGCTACCGGCGTTAACGGCATAGCGGTTGTTAGCGCGATTACTGCTGCAAGCGACGTCGAGCAGGCTGTTTGTCAGCTACAGAGGGAAATGGAAGCTGAAGTTGAGACTACGCCAAAAATGGAGGTCGCTCATGCTAAATAA
- the thiC gene encoding phosphomethylpyrimidine synthase ThiC, whose protein sequence is MSTAPSNNRLNRQQAESFLSSLSGHYYPNSSREFLSGSNKDIQVPFRRIHLSETLHQPTPGVKLPPNDPVDVYDTSSIYGDPEAAIDVNEGLRKIRENWIKQRHSENQEDNHGITQLAYARRGIVTPEMEFIALRENMGREHLENPITPEFVRDEVASGRAIIPVNTHHPESEPMIIGRNFLVKVNANIGNSSVSSSIEEEVEKLVWATRWGADTVMDLSTGRNIHQTREWILRNSPVPIGTVPIYQALERVNGIAEDLSWPVFKDVLLEQAEQGVDYFTIHAGVLHDFIKLTAKRVTGIVSRGGSIMAKWCMAHQQESFLYQHFRDICKICAKYDISLSLGDGLRPGSIADANDEAQFAELRILGELTQIAWEYDVQVMIEGPGHVPMHKIQENMDEQLKHCHGAPFYTLGPLTTDIAPGYDHITSGIGAAMIGAFGCAMLCYVTPKEHLGLPNKEDVKQGMIAYKIAAHAADLAKGHPGAQARDDAMSKARFEFRWEDQFNLALDPVTARSYHDETLPQDSNKTAQFCSMCGPKFCSMKISHEVRQYNPDTRIDVKVKDAATAGAE, encoded by the coding sequence ATGTCGACTGCACCATCGAATAACCGTTTAAACCGCCAACAGGCTGAATCCTTTTTATCGTCGTTATCCGGGCATTATTACCCTAATTCCAGCCGTGAATTTCTTTCAGGCAGTAACAAAGACATCCAGGTACCCTTTCGCCGCATTCATTTAAGCGAAACTTTGCACCAACCCACGCCGGGTGTGAAGTTACCACCGAACGATCCGGTCGATGTGTATGATACTTCCAGCATTTACGGCGACCCGGAAGCTGCAATTGACGTGAACGAGGGTTTGAGAAAAATTCGTGAAAACTGGATCAAGCAACGTCATAGCGAGAACCAAGAAGACAATCACGGTATTACTCAACTGGCCTACGCCCGGCGCGGCATCGTTACGCCCGAAATGGAGTTCATAGCACTGCGTGAGAATATGGGGAGAGAGCACCTTGAAAACCCCATAACGCCGGAATTCGTGCGCGACGAAGTCGCCAGTGGACGCGCGATTATTCCCGTTAATACCCACCATCCCGAATCTGAACCGATGATTATTGGCCGCAACTTTTTAGTCAAAGTGAACGCCAACATTGGTAACTCCTCAGTCAGTTCGTCTATTGAAGAAGAAGTTGAAAAGCTGGTATGGGCCACGCGCTGGGGCGCTGATACCGTTATGGACTTGTCTACCGGGCGTAATATTCACCAAACCCGGGAATGGATCTTACGAAATAGCCCGGTCCCCATTGGTACGGTGCCTATCTACCAGGCATTAGAGCGCGTCAATGGAATTGCTGAGGATCTGAGCTGGCCCGTATTTAAAGACGTGCTGCTGGAACAGGCTGAGCAAGGGGTAGACTATTTTACGATTCACGCCGGCGTACTGCACGACTTCATTAAGCTAACCGCAAAACGAGTGACCGGCATTGTCTCCCGTGGCGGTTCGATTATGGCGAAATGGTGTATGGCGCATCAGCAGGAAAGCTTCCTTTACCAACACTTCCGGGACATCTGCAAAATTTGTGCGAAATATGACATATCACTGTCTTTGGGGGACGGCTTACGCCCCGGCTCCATAGCCGACGCCAACGACGAGGCTCAGTTCGCAGAGCTGAGAATACTCGGCGAGTTGACTCAAATTGCCTGGGAGTACGATGTACAGGTGATGATAGAAGGCCCCGGCCATGTGCCTATGCATAAAATTCAGGAAAACATGGATGAGCAATTAAAGCACTGCCACGGTGCGCCGTTTTATACCTTAGGACCGCTAACCACAGATATAGCACCAGGTTACGACCACATTACCTCAGGTATTGGTGCTGCGATGATCGGCGCCTTTGGCTGTGCCATGCTCTGCTATGTTACCCCGAAAGAGCACTTAGGTCTTCCCAACAAGGAAGATGTCAAACAAGGGATGATCGCCTACAAAATAGCGGCTCATGCAGCCGATTTAGCCAAAGGGCACCCAGGCGCTCAGGCCCGGGATGACGCTATGTCAAAAGCCCGCTTCGAATTCCGCTGGGAGGATCAATTTAATTTGGCGTTGGACCCGGTTACCGCTCGCAGCTATCACGATGAAACACTGCCTCAGGATTCGAACAAAACTGCGCAGTTCTGCTCTATGTGCGGTCCTAAGTTCTGCTCCATGAAAATTTCTCATGAGGTGCGTCAATACAATCCGGACACTCGCATTGATGTAAAAGTAAAAGATGCGGCGACCGCAGGAGCAGAATAA
- a CDS encoding SCO family protein, which translates to MNKLLKLTALASLIFAAQSLAQDHSHHDMHKNQTANDHSNHTAINAAEVSHSESVYQVDATWNTHKNSELKLSELEGQPVILSMIYGSCTTACPVLVHDVKRLYSKLDEDTKQQVKLVMVSFDTARDTPEALADYVKQYKLNNDSWLFLNGSEQDIRTLATVLGVRYRQRPDGDFDHSNLITILDKQGLIVERIEGLSQPMEKPAKVVAKLVND; encoded by the coding sequence ATGAATAAATTGCTAAAATTGACCGCCCTGGCCTCTTTGATCTTTGCTGCCCAGTCTCTTGCGCAGGATCATTCGCATCACGATATGCACAAGAATCAGACAGCTAACGACCACAGCAATCATACAGCAATAAACGCAGCAGAGGTCTCTCACTCCGAGTCGGTATACCAGGTAGATGCGACCTGGAACACGCATAAGAATAGCGAACTCAAGCTTTCAGAACTTGAAGGCCAGCCGGTTATTCTTTCCATGATTTATGGCAGTTGCACCACCGCCTGCCCAGTCTTGGTCCATGATGTAAAACGCTTATACAGCAAGCTGGACGAAGACACTAAACAGCAAGTTAAGCTCGTTATGGTGAGTTTTGACACCGCTCGCGATACACCCGAAGCGCTAGCTGACTACGTCAAGCAATACAAGCTTAACAACGACAGCTGGCTGTTTCTGAACGGTTCGGAGCAGGATATCAGAACCTTAGCTACAGTACTTGGCGTGAGGTATCGCCAGCGTCCCGACGGTGATTTTGATCACAGCAATTTGATCACTATTCTCGATAAGCAAGGGCTTATTGTTGAGCGTATAGAAGGTTTAAGCCAGCCGATGGAGAAGCCAGCTAAAGTTGTCGCCAAACTGGTTAACGATTAA